Proteins from one Penicillium digitatum chromosome 2, complete sequence genomic window:
- a CDS encoding Oligosaccaryltransferase gives MISDDDLYRLAILLGSCAMMMIVLYHFLDVNSSEEEPESAESANQIKTEAAARAICTLQSNQLEGKAIIANLTALFIDAL, from the exons ATGATCTCCGACGATGACCTCTACCGCCTCGCCATCCTCCTTGGCTCCTGCGCCATGATGATGATTGTTCTATACCACTTCCTCGATGTCAATTCCAGCGAGGAGGAACCTGAGTCTGCCGAATCAGCAAACCAGATCAAGACCGAGGCTGCT GCACGAGCCATTTGTACACTACAGTCCAATCAATTGGAGGGAAAGGCAATCATTGCCAATCTCACGGCTTTATTCATCGACGCTCTTTGA